The DNA segment CAAAGCTGGTCTTCGAGAGGTCGGCTCGATCGCGCGCGCCAAAGGGGACCCGGAGCGCGCGCAAGCAGGACTGGACGCTCTCCCGCTTGGTCGCCCCGAACAGGGGAAGGACTGGGGGGCCGAGATCGAGCAGGGCCGCGAGGGCCGCCTCCTGGGACGTGATGGTGTGCCGCGCGGCGATGGGCTTGATCGCGCGGTTCTTGAGGAGGCTATCGACCTTGGCGTGACCGCCGAGCGGCCGGTGGGCGAGGAACGGGATGCCCATTTGCTTGGCGAGCTCGAGGAGGCCTCGGGCTGCGCTGCCACGATCGAGAACGCTCAGCTCCTCCTGGATGGCCCGCACCGGAAAGTGCCGCAGGGCCTGGTGGACCTCTGCGATGGATGTGTTGCTGAGGCCGAGGTGCTCGATGAGGCCCTCTTTCTGGAGCTCGGCCAGAGCGGCGAGGCTGTCTTCGAGGGGCGTCTTGGGGTCGGTCACGTGGAGGAGGAGCATGAAAATCCGCGAGACGCCGAGCGCCTTCAGGCTGCCCTCGACCGTGCGGCGCAGGTGGTCCCGGCTGCCGTTCGGGACCCATCGCCCTTTGGGTCGGGTGAGGCCGGCCTTGGTGATGACGCGCACGTCGTCGCGCGGGCCGGACCACGCGTCGAGCGCCTTGCGGACGAGGCGCTCTCCATAGTGGGCCTCGCGGTCGGTGAGGCAGTAAGAATCGGCGGTGTCGAGGAGGCGTATGCCTTGATCGAGGGCAACGTGGATGACGGCGGTCGCGTCCTCTTCGGAGGGGCGCCCCTCCGTGGCCAGCCGGAGCAGGCCGAGGCCGAGAGGAACGTCGAGGGGGCCTAGGACACCGTAGGGCGAGGGGGCGGGAGTCACGGAGATGATGACGTAGCCAGGTCAGCGGCTCGATGCAAGCGCTAGCGCTGATGTTGTGAGGTTGCAGGGGCTCGGCGGCGTGCGCAGCGAGCAGCCCTCGACGGGCCCGCGCTGCGCGCCGCGATGGCCGATATCGTGGCGCTCGTGCTCGCCTGTAAGCTCGCAGCGCCTGCGTGGCAGACGTCTCCGCTGGCGCGTGTGAGCGGCGCTTTTACGCGCGGACCGAGGCGCGCGGGGTGAAGGGTCGTAATCATCTGCGCCGATGATCTCGTGGAATCGCTCCTCCTCAGAGATGGCCAGGGCGGGGATCTCTCGTCGATGTTCGATAGGGCCTGTTTTCCTGCGTCGGACGACGGTGGCTGCCCCTCGGACGAGGACGTCGCCAGGTCATCCCGCCTTTGGGATCGCGCGCTCGGCATTCCGGAGCTTCTCGCCTCCGGATCGTCATGTCGCCCTGAAACTCCGGGGTAAGCGGCGGATCGCGACGGTTCGCCCCCGCGGAATCGTAGCAGCTCATCCATGCATCCAGGGGCCCGCGCTCACGCCACGGCCTGCGGCCCGTAGAGCAGGTGCGACGAGGATCCGCGCGAGCGCGTCGGCGAGGACGTCCTCCGGCGCCGCCCTCGCCGTCCGCGCGCGGAAGGCGATGAAGCCGTCAGGCCGAACGAGGACGGCGCCGTCGCGCCCTATCCCGTATGCGCCGCCGAGCGCGCCGCTCGGATCCTCCACGTCGCCGCCGACGCGGTGCGAGGAGAGCGGGATCCCCGTCCGGCGCGCGAGCGTGCGCGCCGCCTCGCACCACGCGTCGCCGCCCTCGGCCGCCAGCAGCACGAAGCCGCGCCCGAAGAGATCGAGCGTCGAGATGCGCGCGCCCTGCCGCGAGAGCCACACGTGCGGCGCGCGCGTGCCCGGGCGCCCCCGGAGATCTGTCGCGCCCGGGCCGGGAGGCGCGCCCGGCTCGAGGATCACAGCCTCCGAGGCGTAGCCGTACCCGACCACGAAGTACGGGAAGGCGCGCCGCATGGTCCAGAGCATCGCGAGCCCGGACCTGCCGGTCATGAGCCCGCGCTCGTCGTTCATGTCCCCCGCGATGTCGGCGACGGCGCGCGCGACGGGCCGCCGCTCGACGTCGTACGTGTCGAGCAGCCCTTCGCCCGCGCGCCCCGCGAGCACGGCCGCGAGCTTCCACGCGAGGTTGTGCGCGTCCTGGATGCCCGTGTTCGCGCCGAAGCCGCCCCACGGCGGCATCACGTGGGCCGCGTCGCCCGCGAGGAAGACGCGCCCGTGGCGGAACCCGTCGGCGACGCGCACGGCGGACTGCCAGGGCATCACGCCCTTGAGCTCCACCGCGAGATCCGGGATGCCCGTGGCGCGGCGGATGATCTCCTCGCAGCGCTCGCGCCCGAAGTCTTCGGCGCGCTCGCCCTTCTCGGGATCGAACGGGACGTGGAGGACCCAGAGATCGGTGTTGTTGACCGACGCGAAGAGCCCACGGAGATCGCCGTCCTCGACGAGGCACATGCTGAACTCTCGCCCGCGTACGAGCTCGGTGAGATCAGCGCGAAAATAGAGGTTGAGCTGGTGGGTGAGGACGCCGCGGCCGCTCTGGCCGACGCCGAGGGAGGTCCGCACCGGGCTCCGCGCGCCGTCGGCCGCGATCACGTAGTCGGCGCGAGCTCGCCGCCGCGCCCCGCTCCCTCGATCCAGGAGGGTCGCCGTCACGCCCTCGGCGTCCTGCGCGAGCTCGACGAGCTCGGTCGAGAAGCGCGCGTCGACGCCGCGCGCCCTGGCCGCATCGAGGAGCACGGGCTCCAGGTGGTCCTGCGTGACCCGGCAGGGCGAGGTCGGGCTCTTGGGCGATCCTTCGCCGCGCATCATCCGCTCGCGGAGCCAGCGGATGACGAGCCCGTTCGAGCGGCGCGACGCCATCACCTCGGAGAGCGACCGCCCCTTGTAGACGCCCATGCTCGGCGCGATCGCCTCTCCGGCCTCTCGCGCCGCGGCCTCGAGCCCGAGCCCGCGGAGGAGCTCCATCGTCCGCCCGCTCACGCCGCGCGCGCGGGGGTGGATGCTCGTCCCGGCGTGGCGCTCGACGAGCAGGGAAGGCACGCCGTGCTGCGCGAGGAAGAGCGACGCGGACAGGCCCACGACGCCGCCGCCCACGATGAGCACCTTCACCCGCTCCACCTCGTCACCGTCGATTTGCGTCATTTGCGTCATGAGCCTCGCCTCCGGCTGGTACATACTGAGAGTAGATCCAAATTTGTAGTGAGTGCAAATTTTATGTCACAGCAATCTTCAAGAGACCGCAAGATCCCGGCGACCAAGCGCGCCCCGGCGCAGACGCGCGCCGAGCCGGAGGCGCCCCCGCCGCCGGCCGGCCTGCGCGAGCGGAAGAAGCAGGCGACGCGGCTCGCGATCTCGGACGTCGCCACGCGCCTCTTCATCGAGCGCGGCTTCGATCGCGTGACCGTCGCCGAGGTGGCGGAGGCCGCGGGCGTCTCGGTGAACACGATCTTCAACTACTTCGCGACGAAGGAGGATCTCTTCTTCGATCGCGGCGAGGAGGTCGGAGGAGAGCCCGCGCGCATGGTCCGAGCGCGCCGCCCGGGCGAGCCCGTGCTCGCGGCGCTCGAGCGGGGCCTGCGCGAGAAGGGGGCGACGTCGGCCTACGAGGGCGCGAGGGTCCTGCCGTTCCTCGCCACCATCGAGGCGAGCCCTGCGCTCAAGGCGCGCGAGCGCGCGCTCTTCGACCGCAGCGAGGAGCTCCTCGCGGACGCGCTGCGCGAGGCGGTGGGCGCGCCCGGCGACGACCCCGCTCCCCGGATCATCGCGGCGCTCATCACGGCGCTCGAGTGGACGATCATCCGAGAGCACCGCGCGCGGCTGCTCCGCGGCGAGCCCGACAAGAAGATCCGCGCCGCGCTCGGCCGCATGGCCAAGCGCGGCTTCGCCCTGCTCCGCGACGGCGTGGGCTCCTTTGGCGCGTAGCAAGCGTGAGCCGGCGCGCGCAGGCCCGCCGCACGCCGGTGAAGAGCCGTGAGCCCCCCAGGCCCTGTCAAGCGACAGTAGTTCTTCCTGACGCTCTACCCGCCACGCCAGCGGCC comes from the Sorangium aterium genome and includes:
- a CDS encoding FAD-dependent monooxygenase, producing the protein MTQMTQIDGDEVERVKVLIVGGGVVGLSASLFLAQHGVPSLLVERHAGTSIHPRARGVSGRTMELLRGLGLEAAAREAGEAIAPSMGVYKGRSLSEVMASRRSNGLVIRWLRERMMRGEGSPKSPTSPCRVTQDHLEPVLLDAARARGVDARFSTELVELAQDAEGVTATLLDRGSGARRRARADYVIAADGARSPVRTSLGVGQSGRGVLTHQLNLYFRADLTELVRGREFSMCLVEDGDLRGLFASVNNTDLWVLHVPFDPEKGERAEDFGRERCEEIIRRATGIPDLAVELKGVMPWQSAVRVADGFRHGRVFLAGDAAHVMPPWGGFGANTGIQDAHNLAWKLAAVLAGRAGEGLLDTYDVERRPVARAVADIAGDMNDERGLMTGRSGLAMLWTMRRAFPYFVVGYGYASEAVILEPGAPPGPGATDLRGRPGTRAPHVWLSRQGARISTLDLFGRGFVLLAAEGGDAWCEAARTLARRTGIPLSSHRVGGDVEDPSGALGGAYGIGRDGAVLVRPDGFIAFRARTARAAPEDVLADALARILVAPALRAAGRGVSAGPWMHG
- a CDS encoding TetR/AcrR family transcriptional regulator; its protein translation is MSQQSSRDRKIPATKRAPAQTRAEPEAPPPPAGLRERKKQATRLAISDVATRLFIERGFDRVTVAEVAEAAGVSVNTIFNYFATKEDLFFDRGEEVGGEPARMVRARRPGEPVLAALERGLREKGATSAYEGARVLPFLATIEASPALKARERALFDRSEELLADALREAVGAPGDDPAPRIIAALITALEWTIIREHRARLLRGEPDKKIRAALGRMAKRGFALLRDGVGSFGA